Proteins from a genomic interval of Scatophagus argus isolate fScaArg1 chromosome 6, fScaArg1.pri, whole genome shotgun sequence:
- the evi5b gene encoding EVI5-like protein isoform X5, producing the protein MSLSWLLETDSKSLRSMNGSRRNSGSSLVSSSSASSNLSHLEEDSWILWGRIVNEWEEVRKKKEKQLKDLVRKGIPHHFRAIVWQLLCNAQNMPIKDQYSELLKMTSPCEKLIRRDIARTYPEHEFFKEKDSLGQEVLFNVMKAYSLVDREVGYCQGSAFIVGLLLMQMPEEEAFCVFVKLMQDYRLRELFKPSMAELGLCMYQFECMIQEQLPELHMHFQAQSFHTSMYASSWFLTIFLTSFPLPVATRIFDIFMCEGLEIVFRVGLAILQMNHAELIQLDMEGMLQHFQKVIPHQLDSGPDKVIQTAYQVKYNAKKMKKLEKEYTTIKTKEMEEQVEIKRLRTENRLLKQRIDTLEKESASLADRLIQGQVTRAQEAEENYLVKRELATVKQQSEEAGAQLEQAKNTIRQLQQQQQQQPHAKGPPRYSEESVLQLERELVQARLKEAESQCALKEMQDKILDMEKRNSSLPDDTNVARLQEELIGVKLREAEALTGLKELRQQVRDLEEHWQCHLARTAGRWKDSPRKNTLCELQDELMSVRLREAEAQAELREMRQRMLEMETQNQIHSNQLRRAEQENRCLQDCVQTLTMQNKDLHVQLQEIKRRQAEIECKSKEEVMAVRLREADNIAAMAELQQQISELEIQKEEGKVQGQLNHTDSSQYIRDLKSQIAELEHEICCLKGQRGLASQPTFDGIHIVNHYVGDDVSYQSSDEDGVKDPSFRDTQRKSRDRIRLHPNLGDTDSEEEEEDDEALRLSVPQSGSHKSTTV; encoded by the exons ATGAGTTTGTCCTG GCTgctggagacagacagcaagtCGCTGCGCTCCATGAACGGCTCCAGGCGAAACAGTGGCTCGTCGCTGGTGTCcagctcctctgcctcctccaaCCTCTCTCACCTGGAGGAGGACTCGTGGATCCTGTGGGGACGAATCGTCAATGAGTGGGAGGAGGTGCgcaagaagaaggagaagcagcTTAAG GATCTTGTCAGAAAAGGTATTCCTCACCACTTTCGGGCAATAGTGTGGCAGCTGTTGTGCAATGCTCAGAATATGCCTATCAAGGATCAGTACTCTGAACTCCTGAAGATGACTTCGCCCTGCGAGAAGCTGATTCGCAGAGACATTGCACGCACTTATCCCGAGCACGAGTTCTTCAAGGAGAAAGACAGCTTGGGCCAGGAAGTGCTCTTCAACGTGATGAAG GCATATTCTCTGGTTGACCGTGAGGTTGGCTATTGTCAAGGGAGTGCATTCATTGTAGGACTGCTGCTCATGCAG atgccagaggaggaggctttctgtgtgtttgtgaaattgATGCAAGACTACAGATTACGAGAGCTCTTCAAACCAAGTATGGCCGAGCTGGGACTCTGCATGTACCAGTTTGAGTGTATGATCCAG GAGCAACTCCCTGAGCTGCACATGCATTTCCAGGCTCAGAGCTTTCACACCTCCATGTATGCCTCCTCCTGGTTCCTCACCATCTtcctcacctccttccctctgcctgTCGCCACAAGGATCTTTGACATCTTCATGTGTGAG GGTCTGGAGATAGTTTTCCGCGTGGGACTGGCCATCCTTCAGATGAACCACGCTGAACTCATCCAGCTCGACATGGAGGGAATGTTACAG CACTTTCAGAAGGTTATCCCGCACCAGCTTGACAGTGGACCAGATAAGGTCATCCAGACTGCCTATCAAGTAAAATACAACGCCAAGAAGATGAAAAA GTTAGAGAAAGAGTACACTACAATCAAAACTaaagagatggaggagcaggtggagatAAAG aggcTGCGGACAGAGAACCGACTCCTGAAGCAGAGGATAGACACACTGGAGAAA GAAAGTGCTTCCTTGGCAGATAGATTGATCCAG GGACAAGTGACTCGAGCGCAGGAGGCGGAAGAGAACTACCTGGTCAAACGGGAGCTGGCTACGGTCAAACAGCAGAGCGAGGAGGCCGGTGCTCAGCTGGAGCAGGCCAAGAATACCATCAGGCagctccaacagcagcagcagcagcagccacatgcG AAGGGACCCCCTCGGTACTCCGAGGAGTCCGTcctgcagctggagagagagcTGGTGCAGGCCCGGCTGAAGGAGGCAGAGTCTCAGTGTGCCCTCAAGGAGATGCAGGACAAGATACTGGATATGGAAAAG AGGAACTCATCGCTGCCGGATGACACCAATGTGGCACGTCTTCAAGAGGAGTTGATTGGGGTGAAGCTGAGAGAGGCGGAGGCTCTGACTGGTCTGAAAGAGCTGAGGCAGCAAGTCAGAGATCTCGAAGAGCACTGGCAG TGTCACCTGGCACGCACCGCTGGTCGCTGGAAGGACAGCCCTAGGAAGAATACGCTGTGTGAGCTTCAGGACGAGCTGATGAGTGTGAGGCTTCGCGAGGCTGAGGCCCAGGCAGAGCTGCGAGAGATGCGGCAGAGGATGCTGGAGATGGAGACTCAG AATCAGATTCACAGTAACCAGCTGCGACGGGCGGAGCAGGAGAACCGCTGTCTCCAGGACTGTGTACAAACGCTGACGATGCAAAATAAAGACCTGCATGTGCAACTACAAGAGATTAAGCGGAGACAAGCTGAGATTGAATGCAAG agTAAAGAAGAGGTGATGGCAGTGAGGCTACGGGAAGCTGACAACATTGCCGCTATGGCTGAACTCCAACAACAGATCTCAGAGCTTGAGATTCAG aaagaagaaggcAAAGTCCAAGGCCAGCTGAACCACACAGATTCAAGCCAGTACATCCGCGACCTCAAAAGCCAGATAGCAGAGCTAGAACACGAG ATTTGCTGCTTAAAAGGACAGAGGGGCCTGGCCAGTCAGCCCACTTTTGATGGGATCCATATTGTCAATCACTATGTGGGGGATGATGTGTCTTACCAGTCTTCAGATGAAGATGGAGTCAAGGACCCCTCCTTCCGGGACACCCAGCGGAAGAGCAGGGACCGTATCAGACTGCACCCCAACCTCGGGGACAcggacagtgaggaggaggaggaggacgacgaggCCCTGCGACTCTCTGTGCCTCAGAGCGGCAGCCACAAGTCCACCACCGTGTGA